One Pyrococcus furiosus DSM 3638 genomic window, TCCTCTCCAACAAGAAGGCCAATACAGCTTTGCATCAGAAGAGTGGGGAGAATGACAAAGTTCATACACAAAATGAACGAGGGAGATATTATCGGAATAAGGGGGCCGTATGGAAATGGATTTCCCATGGATCTCATGGAGGGATCAAACTTAATCCTAATAGCGGGTGGACTTGGAATGGCTCCGTTAAGGAGCGTTCTTTGGTATGCAATAGACAGCGGAAAGTATGAGAAGATATACCTCTTCTACGGTACAAAAAGCTACGAGGATATCCTCTTTAGGGATGAAATAATTCACCTCCTAAAGCATGGGGAAAAGTTGAACTGCCACGTAAAGCTTGCTTACGAAGTAGAGACTCCTTCTTGTATCTACTTAGAAAGGGGCTTTTCGGAGAAGGTGTGCAAAGGAGTCGTAACTGACCTCTTCAGGGGAGAGGAGTTCGACGTTGAAAACTCTTACGCTTTAATCTGTGGCCCTCCTGTTATGTACAAGTATGTGATAAGGGAACTGCTAGATAGGGGATTGTCTCCAGGGAGAATATACATGACACTGGAGAGAAGAATGAGGTGTGGAGTTGGAAAGTGTGGTCACTGCATAGTTGGAACGAGTGTATCCATTAAGTACATCTGTAAGGATGGTCCCGTTTTCACTTATTGGGATGCTCTTTCCACAAGGGGGTTGATATGATGAAGTTGGGTGTTTTTGAA contains:
- the shyC gene encoding NAD(P)-dependent hydrogenase/sulfhydrogenase 2 subunit gamma; translated protein: MNPYRSYDARIIEVKELTSREKLFSLKFLDNEIEENFTFKPGQFVIVDIRGFGEFPISLCSSPTRRPIQLCIRRVGRMTKFIHKMNEGDIIGIRGPYGNGFPMDLMEGSNLILIAGGLGMAPLRSVLWYAIDSGKYEKIYLFYGTKSYEDILFRDEIIHLLKHGEKLNCHVKLAYEVETPSCIYLERGFSEKVCKGVVTDLFRGEEFDVENSYALICGPPVMYKYVIRELLDRGLSPGRIYMTLERRMRCGVGKCGHCIVGTSVSIKYICKDGPVFTYWDALSTRGLI